One genomic segment of Gossypium arboreum isolate Shixiya-1 chromosome 3, ASM2569848v2, whole genome shotgun sequence includes these proteins:
- the LOC128290557 gene encoding uncharacterized protein LOC128290557 produces the protein MVPYEALYSRRFRTPSCWTELGEWCILGPEIVFDTEDKVRLIRDRLKVASDRQKLYADLKRKEIEYSMGDFIFFKIHDVFNVSMLTRYRSDPALVISIEEIEVKPNLTFEEEPVQILEHDWGVYFADVPCKRLNVSGTLMLVDD, from the exons atggtaccttacgaggcattatatagtCGTAGGTTTCGTACtccttcatgttggactgagttgggcgaatGGTGTATTCTGGGCCCTGAGATAGTTTTtgataccgaggataaagttagactaattcggGATCGGCTGAAGGTGGCATCAGACAGACAGAAGTTgtatgcggatctaaagcgtaaggagattgagtattctatgggggaCTTCATTTTTTTCAAG attcatgatgtgttcaaCGTCTCTATGTTGACgcgctaccgctctgatcctgCGCTTGTTATCTcgattgaggagattgaggttaagcCAAACCTGACTTTTGAAGAGGAACCAGTTCAGATATTGGAGCATGAT TGGGGTGTTTATTTTGCTGATGTGCCGTGTAAGAGGTTGAATGTCAGTGGAACTCTGATGCTAGTGGACGATTAG